In one Nymphaea colorata isolate Beijing-Zhang1983 unplaced genomic scaffold, ASM883128v2 scaffold0001, whole genome shotgun sequence genomic region, the following are encoded:
- the LOC126409265 gene encoding alpha-thujene synthase TPS3, chloroplastic-like, giving the protein MAAHLASFSTPFVTSPRLAPNTKAGFKPWSTTLVRCEPRTEGCGVAFHFEIVVRRSLDAICTSTRGFEDLYSSLLRFRILRQHGYYVSAECFSRFREQSGRFTENLCEDVRGLLRLYEASQLACEGETELEEATALSSEHLRARISHMEQRMSRQVQRALQVLLHRRVRRVEAREYIETFERTDSRSQVLHEFARPDFNMVQTIHQRELRELSGWWRDLGLDEHISFARDRLVESYFVAVGKMHGPQFSQYRMQLARVSYLMATIEDIFDEHQWDLQAAEQLPQSLRVFYVAVYNTTNQISYTVLRRHGRDITSNLRRVWVSVCRAYLVEARWHHAQQTPRLEEYLSNIWAAMTGPILLPAYFFLSQNIEEQAIQQLQSESDIINLSSMIVRLSADLQRSRVSLVYFLLVN; this is encoded by the exons atggctgctcatcttgcCTCCTTTTCCACTCCTTTCGTTACTTCCCCCAGGCTTGCTCCTAATAccaaggctgggttcaagccatggagcaccacccttgtAAGATGTGAGCCTAGGACTGAGGGCTGCG GTGTAGCCTTTCACTTTGAGATTGTGGTCAGGCGATCGCTAGATGCCATATGCACGAGcactagaggatttgaggacctctactcTTCTTTACTTCGGTTCAGaattctgaggcaacatggctattatgtttctgcag AGTGCTTTAGTAGATTTAGGGAACAGTCTGGCCGGTTCACTGAGAATCTTTGTGAGGACGTGAGAGGGTTGCTGCGCCTTTACGAAGCATCACAActagcctgtgaaggagaaactgAGTTGGAAGAAGCTACAGCCCtctcttcagagcatcttagagcaaggatAAGCCACATGGAACAGAGGATGTCTCGACAGGTACAGCGTGCTCTGCAGGTTTTGCTCCACAGAAGGGTTCGCAGGGTCGAGGCCCGAGAGTATATTGAAACATTCGAGAGGACGGACAGCagaagccaagtgctgcatgagttTGCTAGGCCggacttcaacatggtgcagacaatccaccaaagagagCTCAGGGAGTTATCCGG gtggtggagggacTTGGGCTTGGACGAGCACATTAGCTTCGCCAGAGATAGGCTGGTGGAGAGCTACTTCGTGGCAGTGGGGAAGATGCATGGGCCACAGTTctcacagtacaggatgcaaCTCGCAAGGGTCTCCTACTTGATGGCCACCATTGAGGACATCTTCGACGAGcatca gtgggatcttcaagcAGCAGAGCAGCTGCCACAGTCACTGAGGGTCTTCTATGTGGCTGTCTACAACACAACCAACCAAATCAGCTACACTGTTCTTAGGAGGCATGGCCGTGATATCACTTCAAACTTGAGGAGAGTG TGGGTGAGTGTGTGCAGAGCttacttggttgaagcaaggtggCATCATGCCCAACAgacaccaaggctagaggaATATTTGAGCAACATCTGGGCAGCCATGACCGGCCCTATTCTCCTCCCTGCTTACTTCTTCCTCTCGcaaaacattgaggaacaagCAATCCAGCAGCTGCAGTCTGAGTCCGACATCATCAACTTGTCATCGATGATAGTTCGTCTCTCGGCTGACCTCCAGAGATCCAGGGTTAGTTTAGTGTATTTTCTGCTGGTTAACTAG